A stretch of the Pygocentrus nattereri isolate fPygNat1 chromosome 29, fPygNat1.pri, whole genome shotgun sequence genome encodes the following:
- the LOC119262820 gene encoding uncharacterized protein LOC119262820, with protein sequence MVSIIRATTTEFMYPSKNDFQAMAKRLVEYYPMLRDNSVNCRHPWELLFKQLLKRLHNIKTPKKRQGPTPQRQRKRRRLNLECSDDSSTSVSESPGSTASTVLLDRTRSSASSLDGMNSPAEIVDQRGEATEDLGVHSGTESQQSQARHYHTLQEMYKRPKPNKEAVAQLLDLEFDARRAFINSDTLRDQDRPANILQAYPCFREVDHVMDELRRILDRSNPDFISDLKTRWESFNSKAQFYGVFKKVLGPPTTQDKVTRSVAMMKALPEMFPSPVALPKKLGHASEAMVHVLEPTENPTTYLQRRPVFSPVLIVCDNNCMLAIGSTPVTTFPKENIDTGVLYLLAYYYAFHLTYPKCIATLLSILQTEVLQDAIHDRDATSSYKKTLSEWKKFIGE encoded by the exons ATGGTGTCCATCATCAGAGCAACTACTACTGAATTTATGTATCCATCCAAAAATGATTTCCAGGCTATGGCAAAGCGGCTTGTGGAGTATTATCCAATGCTTCGTGATAACTCTGTGAACTGCAGACACCCTTGG GAATTGCTTTTTAAGCAATTACTGAAAAGACTCCACAACATAAAGACACCAAAAAAGCGTCAGGGACCTACACCACAAAGACAGAGGAAACGAAGACGACTGAATTTGGAGTGTTCAGATGATTCAAGCACATCAGTCTCCGAGTCACCAGGAAGCACGGCATCAACTGTACTCTTAGACAGAACAAGAAGCAGCGCATCATCTTTGGATGGCATGAATTCACCTGCTG aaattgtTGACCAGAGAGGAGAAGCTACTGAAGATCTAGGAGTCCATTCTGGCACTGAAAGTCAGCAAAGTCAAGCAAGACATTACCATACCCTGCAAGAGATGTATAAAAGGCCGAAACCTAACAAGGAGGCAGTTGCTCAGCTGCTTGACCTTGAGTTTGATGCTCGTAGAGCCTTTATCAACTCTGACACCTTGAGAGACCAGGACAGGCCAGCTAACATACTACAAGCATACCCCTGTTTCAGAGAAGTAGATCAT GTTATGGACGAACTTCGCCGTATTCTTGACAGATCTAACCCTGACTTTATTTCTGACCTGAAGACCCGCTGGGAGAGCTTTAATAGCAAAGCTCAGTTCTATGGGgtatttaaaaaggttctggGACCGCCAACAACACAGGACAAAG TGACACGCTCTGTAGCCATGATGAAGGCTCTGCCTGAGATGTTCCCTTCACCTGTGGCCCTACCCAAGAAGTTGGGACATGCAAGTGAGGCGATGGTGCATGTTCTTGAG CCCACAGAAAACCCAACCACCTACCTTCAGAGAAGACCAGTCTTCAGTCCAGTTCTGATCGTTTGTGATAACAACTGCATGCTGGCCATTGGGTCTACACCTGTGACAACTTTTCCAAAAGAAAACATAGACACAGGTGTGCTCTATCTTTTAGCGTACTACTACGCATTTCATCTGACTTATCCAAAGTGCATTGCAACACTCCTGTCAATACTTCAGACAGAAGTTCTGCAGGATGCCATTCATGATCGGGATGCAACTTCATCCTACAAAAAAACTTTGTCAGAGTGGAAAAAGTTCATTGGGGAGTAG